The Atribacteraceae bacterium sequence TGGCGCCTGGACTAGATCAATGTTCGAGACTGGCATCGAGGCTGATTCTGATGCCCGAAAGCAGAACGCTCACCGGACAGCCCTGCTTGGCCTCATCCGCAATGGACATAAATTTCTCCCGGTTGATGCCCGGGACCCTGGCCGTACAGGCGAGGTGGCTGGCACTGATTTTAAATCCTCCCTCGACTTTTTCAAGGCTCACTTTCGCGGTCGCCGTCACTCGTTCCGGCGCATACCCGGCTTCCGCCAGCATACCAGAGAACGCCATAGCGAAACAACCGGCGTGCGCGGCGGCAATCAATTCCTCCGGATTGGTACCCTTGCTGTTTTCGAAACGGGAAGTGAATGAATAATTCCCCTTGAAGGCTCCTCCTCCGAATTCAACCGTTCCCCGCCC is a genomic window containing:
- a CDS encoding OsmC family protein produces the protein MLNRTAQAVWEGNLKEGRGTVEFGGGAFKGNYSFTSRFENSKGTNPEELIAAAHAGCFAMAFSGMLAEAGYAPERVTATAKVSLEKVEGGFKISASHLACTARVPGINREKFMSIADEAKQGCPVSVLLSGIRISLDASLEH